AATCTTCCCAGACCGATTATGCCGAACTGTTTCTTGCCCATCAGCCCAGCAGGACCTCCTCCTTAGGATAATAAAACTCTTTAGGCCGGGAGGAAAGCCCGGTGAGGAGGACCGCCAGGGAGAGCACCCCCACCCGTCCGGCGTACATGGTGAAGATCAATACCACTTTGGACCAGGGGGAAAGTTGGGGGGTTATTCCCGTGGAAAGCCCCACCGTTCCCAGGGCGGAAACGGTTTCAAAGAGGCGGGCCAGGAATTCCGTGCCGGAGGAGGCGAAGGTGTGTCCGGGGGCCGAGAGGATCAGGAGGAACTGAGCCAGAAAGATGGTAAAGGCGTAGAGGGACACCAGGGTCAGGGCTTTGAAGACGATGTCCTGGGGTATGGTGCGCCGGAACACCGTGGCCCGGCTGTAGCCCCGCAGTCTACTCCACACCGAGGCCACCAGAACCCCGAAGGTGGTGGTTTTTACCCCTCCTCCGGTGGAACCGGGACAGGCACCTACGAACATGAGGAAGATGAGTACATAAAGACTTACCTCCCCGAAGCGGGAAAGATCGATGAGATTGAAACCGGCGGTGCGGGCACTCACGCTGAGGAAAAAGGCGTTGAGGATCTTCTCCGGGAGGGAAAGCCCGGTAAAGGCTCGATTTTTTTCGAAGATCAGAAAGAGAAGACCCCCCATCAGAATGAGAATCAGGTGCGTGGTCAGGGTCAGCCGGGTGTGGAGCGACCACTTCCGTATTCCCCTGGAGCGGAGACGCTGGACGGCTTCGAATACTATCGGGAAGCCGGTGTTCCCCGCCAGGATGGCCAAAGCGATCACTGTCGGGAGGTAGAGGTTGCGGCTGTAAGAGGTGAGCCCGGCAGGGAGATCCGAAAATCCCGCGTTACAGAAGGCGGAAACCGCGTGAAAGAGGGCGTGGAAGAGGCCCTCGCCGGGGTTCGAGCTCCAGAAGGCCGGGATCAGGAGGAGGGTAAGGACGAGCTCCGTACCGAGGGTATAGATCACGATGGTGAGGATGAGAGAACCCAGGTGGACACCGTGATAGGGGGCGAAACTCTCCTTCAGGGAGAGACTTTCGATTACGGGGACGGAGCGTCCCATCAGGATGAAAAACAGGGTGGAGAAGGTCATGATCCCCAGACCTCCCAGCTGGATGAGAGCCAGGATGACCAGTTTCCCGGGCAGGGTAAAGGTGGTGGCGGTATTGACCACGGTGAGCCCGGTGACGCATACGGCGGAGGTGGAGGTGAAGAGGGCGTCCAGAAAGGAGAGCTTTTCCCCGTGCATCCAGGGGAGCCACAGAAGGATGCCTCCGATCAGGGCCGTTACGGCGAAGGAAAGGGCCAGGTAAAGGGCGGAGCGCAGGGGCGGACGGTTGGCGGATTTCATTGACGGACGAGCTTAAAGAAGTGTCGGATCTCCTCGAGTTTCCGGAGGGCCGCTCCGGAGGAAAGGATTTCCCGGGCCAGGGCCACCCCTCCCCTGAGATCCAGGGTCTTTTCGGCGGCGTAGAGGGCCGCCCCGGCATTGAGCAACACCATGTCCCGTTTGGGGCCTTCCTCCTTCCCGGAGAGGATGGCCTCGATGAGGCGGGCGTTTTCCTCCGCGTCCCCTCCCTTGAGTTCTTCGGGATCCTCACAGAGCTCGAGCCCCACATCCTCGGGATCCACATAGTAGGTGGTGATCCGGCCCTCCCGCAGTTCGGAGACCTTGGTGGAGCCGGTTACGGTGAATTCGTCGTAGCCGCCCTCCCCGAAGACCACCAGTGCTCTCCGACACCCCAGCGCGTCCAGGGCGTAGGCCATTTTTTCGGTCAGACGGAAGTCGAAGACCCCCAGGACCTGGGTGTTGGCCCCGGCGGGATTGGCCAGAGGCCCGAGAAGGTTGAATATGGTGCGGAAACCGAGCTCCCGCCGGGGGCCCATGACCGCCTTTACCGCCGGATGATAGGCCGGGGCGTAAAGGAAGCAAAATCCCACCTCTTCCAGCGCGCGGGCGGAAACCTCCGGGGGGACCTCCAGGGGAATCCCCAGGGCCTCCACCACATCGGCGCTTCCGGAGCGGCTGGTCACGGAACGGTTCCCGTGTTTGGCCACCGGTACCCCCGCCGCGGCCACCACGAAAGCGGCGGCAGTGGAGACATTGAAGGTGCCCTTGGCGTCGCCACCGGTACCGCAGGTGTCCACCAGGGGGCTCTTATCGGAGAGGCCGTGAGGCACCCTCACCATACGTTCCCGCAGGGCCCGTGCGGCTCCGGCCACCTCCTGCCAGGTCTCTCCGCGCATACGCCAGGCGGTAAGCAAGGCCCCGATCTGGGCCGGACTGGCCTGGCCGTCCATGATCAGCCCTACCACCTGCGCGGCCTCCTCCTCGGAAAGCTCCTTCCCCTCTGCCAGGGCGGCGAGATAAGGTTTAAGCCGCTCCACCGAACCCTCCCCTTCCGGAAAATTTTTTCCATAACTTACCCTCTTCCCGGCACTTATTAAACCCTCGATTCCGCTAAATTGAGGATGGTTTGCGCAATCCCCGAGACGGTGATAAGAAAGGGGAGAAGCCAGAAGGGAGGTGCGCAATGGGCAAGAGGATCGTGGTAATAGGTGCGGTGGCTTGCGGCCCCAAGGCGGCCTGCCGGGCCAAACGACTCATGCCCGAGGCGGAAATCACCCTCATCGACAAGGACGATCTCATCTCCTACGGAGGCTGCGGAATCCCCTATTACATCTCTGGGGACATTCCCGACGAAAATCAGCTCCGGGAGACCTCCTTTCACATGCTCCGGGACGAATACTTTTTCGAAAACGCCAAGGGAATCGACCGGGTGCTTACCCGCACGCTTGCCACGGACATAGACCGGGAGCGAAAGGTGGTGAGGGTCAAACACCTCGATTCCGGGGAGGAAGAGGAGATCCCTTACGACAATCTGGTTCTGGCCACGGGGTCCACTCCTTTTATTCCTCCCATTCCGGGCCGGGACCTCGATGGGGTTTACGCCATCGCGAATCTTCACAAGGCCATAGAGATCAAGAACCGCCTGGCCCGGGGGCAGGTGGAACGCGCCGTTATTATCGGAGCCGGTCCCATAGGGCTTGAGATGGCCGAGGCCTTTGCCGACCTCTGGGGGGTGGAGACCACGGTGCTGGAATACTTCGACCAGGTGCTGCCCAGGCTGATCGATCCACCGCTCGCCCGGATGGTGGAGCATCATCTCCGGGAGAAGGGCGTTCGGGTGGTGGTGAACGCCCGTATCAAGGAAATTCGCGGAAAGGACGGCCGGGTTGTCGAGGTGGTGGAGGAACGGGGGAGTTATCCCGCCGACATAGTGGTCTTCGCCACCGGGGTGCGTCCCAATGTTGACCTGGCCCGGCGGGCCGGTCTCCTGGTGGACCGGGGCATCGTGGTGAACGATCGCCTCCAGACCTCGGACCCCAACATATACGCCGGGGGCGACTGCATCGAGACCGTGCATCTGGTCACCGGAAAGAGGGTGGTGCTTCCCCTGGGATCGCTGGCCAACCGTCAGGGCCGGGTCATCGGGGACAATCTGGCCGGGCGTCCCACGCGTTTCCCGGGCGTGGTGGGAGCCTTTATCATGAAGTGTTTCGATCTGGCCATCGGAGCCTGCGGGCTTTCCCTCTCCGTGGCCCGCGCCGAGGGATTCGACGCCGATTACGCCCTGGGGAATCAGACCGAACGGGCGCACTACTATCCGGAGGCCGAGTTCATCTTCGTGGAGCTGGTGTTCGACCGGAGAACCCGACGGGTGCTGGGCTTCCAGGCCGTAGGTCCCAAAACGGACGGAACGCTCGCCCGGATCCACGCCGTCTCCTCCGTCCTGCCCCATCGCCCCACGGTGGAGGACCTCATCTCCCTCGAGCTGGCCTACGCTCCTCCCTTCAATTCCGCCCTGGATCCCATTCACGATGTGGCCCACACCGCGGAGAACCTCCTTGACGGGATCCTGGTCCAGATGGACTGGGAGGAGGTCCTGCGGAGACTCCGGGAGGGGGATCCCGATACCGTTTTCGTGGATACCCGTCATCCCCGGGAGGCCGAGCCCCTGGTCAGGAAGTATCCCGGCCGCTGGATCCATGTGGAATACGACAAGGTGCGCCGCGAGATGGATCGCATCCCCCGGGACAAGGATGTGATCCTCATCTGTAATTCCAGCCGCCGGGCCTACGAGGCCCAGAGGTGGTTGACCGCCGCCGGCTATACCCGGACCTTCGTACCTCCGGGGGGACTCAACTTCCTGCGACGCTGGGGAGTGGAGCTTTAAAAGTGAAATTTCTTTACATTGCGCTGGGCGGAAGCCTGGGGGCGGTCTGTCGTTATCTGGTTAGCGGCTGGTTCCTGCGCTTCGGAGCCGATTTCCCCCTGGGAACGTTGGTGGTTAACCTGCTGGGGGCACTCCTTCTGGGGTTTTTTATGGAACTGTCCACCCGGACCCTCCTTATACCCCCGGAAATCAGGCTGCTGGTGGCGGTGGGATTCCTGGGCTCCTTTACCACCTTTTCCACTTTTGCCTACGAGACCGGAGAGCTCCTCAAGGAAGGGGAATGGATTTTCTTCGTCCTTAATGTAAGTCTGAGTGTGGGGCTGGGGCTTTTCGGAGTAAAATTGGGGGAAGCTCTGGCCCGGGTTCTGGTGCGATGAACGGCCGCTGCGTACTCCTTTCCATATACCTGGACGAGGACGAGAAGGTGGGGCGCAAGCCCCTTTACCGGGCCATTTTGGATTTCCTCTGGGAAAAGGATATTCACGGCTTGACCATGTTTAAGGGGGTTTACGGTTACGGACCGGACAAGAAGGTCCACTCGGCAAGGCTCCTGCGAGCCTCGGAGAATCTGCCCCTGAAGATTGAAGTGGTGGAAACCTGGGAAAAGGTGGAGAGTCTTCTTCCGGAACTCGAGAAATTGATTACCCGAGGGATGATCACCGTAACCGAACTTTATACCATCTGTCACAAGAGGCCTCCCTGCGGCGATGATTAAGGGGATAAGGGGATTCAAGGACATCCTGCCGGAGGAGACCCCGGCCTGGAGCTGGCTTGAGAGCCGGGCCCGGGAACTCCTGCTTCGCTACGGTTTTTCCGAGGTGCGACTTCCCATTCTCGAACGCACGGAACTCTTTGCCCGAAGTATTGGGGAGGCCACCGACATCGTGGAAAAGGAGATGTACACCTTCGTGGATCGCAGCGGTGAGAGTCTCACCCTGCGTCCGGAGGCCACGGCGGGCATGGTGAGGGCCTTTATCGAACACGGTCTCCATGTGCGTCCCCGACCGCTCAGGCTCTTCACCATAGGGCCCATGTTTCGGCACGAGCGTCCCCAGAAGGGACGCCTGCGCCAGTTCCATCAGGTCGATGTGGAGGTGTTCGGGGAGGCCTCTGCCGGGGTAGATGCCGAGCTGGTGGCTCTCGCCCTGGAGATTCTCTCCGCCGGGGGAGCCCGGGATCTTCGCCTGGAGATCAATTCTCTGGGGTGTCCGGAGTGCCGGAAGCCTTACCGGGACGAACTGAGGAAGTTTCTTCTGGCCCGAAGGGACCGTCTCTGCGAGGACTGTCAGCGGCGGGCCGAACGAAATCCCCTGAGGGCGCTCGACTGTAAAAAGGAGTCCTGTCAGGCGGAATTCCGGGAGGCCCCCGGTCTTTCCAGTTTCCTTTGCGAGGACTGCCGGGAGCACTATCAGGCCTTCAGGGAGTATCTGCGGGAAGCCGGAATTCGTTTCGAGGAGAACATCCGTCTGGTTCGGGGGCTCGACTACTACACCAGGACCATTTTTGAGATTAAGGCTCCGGGCCTCGGGGCTCAGGATACGGTGGCCGCCGGGGGGCGTTACGATGGTCTGGTTTCCGCTCTGGGAGGACCGGAGACCCCGGCGGTGGGCTTTGCCATCGGCATGGAAAGATGGTTGCTTACGGCAAGACCGCCGCAGGATCTCCGTCCCGCTCCGGAACTTTTCATCGCCCCCCTGGGAGAGGAGGCCCTGCGCCGGGCCCTGTGGCTGGCCCTCCACCTGCGCAGGAAAGGTCTTCGCGTCGAAACCGATTACGGAGGAAGAAGCCTTAAGGCCCTCCTGCGTCAGGCCGACCGTCTGGGGGCCCGAATGGTGCTGATCCTGGGCGAGGAGGAACTCCGCAGCGGGCGGGCCATCCTCAAGGATCTTTCGAGCGGGTTTCAGCAGGTGCTCCCCTTTTCCGACCTTCGTGATCTGTCCAATCGGATTCTCATCGAGATCCTTTTCTGATGCTCGAGGCCTTGGTTCTCTTTCTGGCCGCTTTCGTTCAGGGACTGGCCGGTTTCGCCTTTGCGCTTCTCGCCGTTCCTCTTCTTTCCCTGGAATGGCCTCTTTTGCGCGTGGTGCCCCTGGTGGCCCTCTGCGGATTCACCCTCAATGTGCTCATGTTATGGCTCCTTCGGCGGAGTTTCCACTGGCGTCCGGTGGCGGGACTGGTGCTTGCCGCGATTCCGGGAGTTTTCGTGGGAGCTAAGGCTCTGGGGTTTTTCCCGGAGAAGGTCCTGCGCTGGGTGCTTTTTGTGGCGGTTTCGGGGTACGCTCTGTGGGAAACGCTGAACCCTGGGGCCCGCAGGATAAGGCTTTCTCCCCGCTGGGGCCCCCTTTTCGGCTTTGCCGCCGGCTTCCTGGGAGGAATGCTCAATACCCCCGGACCCCCGGTGGTTGTTTATGTGAGTCTTTTGCGCATGGATAAGGACACCCTGAAAAGCGCCCTTCAGGGCGCCTTCCTTTGCATCGCCGCCTTTATGGTGGCGGCCCACGGTCTTTACGGACGCCTGAGCCCGGAAATTTTAAGACTTTACGCCACTTACCTCCCCTTCATCGTGGGAGGAATGTTCCTCGGGCAATGGATCTATCTCCGCCTGGGGGAAAGGTCCTACCACCGGCTCGTTCACCTCTTTCTGGTGCTTTCGGCCCTGGCCTCCCTTCTCAAGGTCTTTTAAGGTCTTTTCCCTTGCCGAAAGGATTTAACCGGAATAGATTGATGGGAAAACGCCGAGGGGAGGGGTTTTGAAGGTCAAGCACTGGATGGTCAAGGAGGTCATCACCGTTTCCCCGGAGGAGAGCCTGGAGGAAGCGGTAAGGCTCATGGAGCGGCACGCCATCCGGCATCTTCCCGTAACCGAGGGGGATCGTCTTCTCGGCTTTCTCACCGAGAGCACCATTCGCCAGTACACCAGGCCCGGAGAACTCTCGCGTCCGGTACGGGAGGTGATGATTCAGAATCCCATTACCGTATCCCCGGAGGCCACCATCGACGAGGCCGCCCGCATCATCTATCGCCACAAGATCGGAGGACTTCCGGTGGTGGAAAAGGGCCGTTTGGTGGGTATAATTACCATTACGGATTTGTTGGAGGCCTTTATAGAGCTTATGGGCCTCTTACGGTCGAGTTCGCGGGTGGATGTGATTCCGAAGGAACCGGAGGGGCTGGACGGGGTGCTGGAGATCATTCGGGCCCACGGGGGGCGGGTTATTTCCATAGGCATGGATGTGGATCCCTGCGGGGAGCGGGTATATTACATCAGGCTGGAAAAGATGCCGGTGGAACCCCTGGCTTCGGCCCTGGAGGTGGCCGGCCATCGGGTGATCGCCGTAGTAGACTGAGAAAGGAGGGGCATCATGGGAGAGTTTAAGGTGCGTAAGACCATCGACGAGATCAACGAGCGGATTCGGCGGGGTGAGGCCGTGGTGGTCACGGCCGAGGAGATGGTCAGAATCGTTCGCGAGGTGGGTCCGGAGGAGGCCGCCCGCGAGGTGGATGTGGTGACCACCGGGACCTTCTCTCCCATGTGTTCCTCCGGGGCCTTCATCAACTTCGGGCACACCGTGCCCACCATAAAGGCCTATCGGGTGTGGCTGAACGGAGTGCCGGCCTACGCGGGACTCGCCGCGGTGGACATCTACATAGGGGCCACGGAGCCTGCCGAGGACGACCCTCTGAACAAGGTCTTTCCGGGTGAGTTCCGCTACGGCGGGGGGCATGTGATTCACGATCTTGTGGCCGGAAAGAAGGTTCACCTTCGGGCCATCGCTTACGGCACGCATTGCTATCCCCGCAAGGAGTACGAGGCCGAGATTACGCTTGCGGATCTGCCCTATGCGGTGCTCTGCAATCCCCGTAACGCCTATCAGAACTACAACTGCGCCATAAATCTTTCCGAAAAGACCCTTTACACCTACATGGGGGTGTTGCGTCCGCACGCCGGAAACGCCAATTATGCCACCGCGGGGCAACTTTCCCCGCTTCTTAAGGATCCCTATCTCAAGACCATAGGGATCGGGACCCGGATCTTTCTGGGGGGAGCCAAGGGATATGTGGTGTGGGCCGGGACCCAGCACAATATGGAGGTAAAACGCACCGAGAAGGGGGTTCCTCTTACCCCGGCGGCCACCCTCATGGTGCTCGGCAACCTCAAGGATATGGATCCCCGGTGGGTGGTGGGCACCAGTCATATCGGCTACGGCTGCTCCATGGCGGTGGGGCTGGGGATACCCATCCCCGTCTTGAACGAGGAGGTGGCCCGCTGGACCGGTCTCGGGGACGACGAGCTCTTCACTCAGGTGGTGGACTACGCTTACGATTACCCCAACGGGATCAAGCGCAATTACGGAATCGTGAGCTATGCCGAGCTCAAGAGCGGCAAGATCAAGGTCCTGGACAAGGAGGTACCCACCGTCCCCATCTCCAGTTATGTCCGGGCCAGGGAGATAGCCGAGATTCTCAAGGGGTGGATAAAACGCGGGGAGATGCTTCTTACCGAACCGGTGGCCCCGATTCCGGGGGCGGAGCTCTTCCCCTTCCGTCCTCGCGGCGGGTGATCCCGGAGGCCCTGGAGAGTATTCTGCGCCCCCTGGAGAGGGTGGCGGTGGCCCTTTCCGGGGGGGTGGACAGTGCCGTGCTGGCGGCGGCCGCCGCCCGGATTCTGGGGCCGGAGCGGGTCCTGGCCCTGACCGCCACGGGACCTATTTTCCCTCCCGGCGAAGCGGAACTGGCCCGGGAAACGGCCCGGATCCTGAAAGTCGAGCACAAAGAAGTATTTTTTGACGCCTTATCTCTTCCGGAATTTCGGGAAAACCCTCCGGATCGCTGTTATCACTGCAAGAAGACCCTTTTTGAATTATTCCTGAGAGAAGTACGGAATTTCGGAGCGAAAGCCCTTCTTGATGGAACCCAGGCGGACGACCTCCTGGAGGATCGTCCCGGGCTTCGCGCCCTTTCGGAACTCGGGGTGAGGAGTCCCCTTGCGGAGGCTGGATTGACCAAGGGAGAGGTAAGGGAACTTGCCCGCGGCCTGGGGCTCCTCCAGGCCGAGAGGCCCTCCTCCCCCTGTCTGGCCACCCGGTTTCCCCCGGGGGAGCCTGTCACCCGGGAAGGACTTGAACGGGTGCTGAGGGCCGAGGATTTTCTCCTGAAGCACCTGAACCTGGCCCCCATCCGGGTGCGTCTGGTGCGCGGCGAGGCGCGGATCGAAGCCCCCCCGGAGGCCCTGGATCAGTTATTTGCCGCACGGGAGAAGATAATCCCTGTTCTCAAAAGACTGGGGTTCAAGCGGGTGGCCCTCGATCTCGAGGGTTATCGGACCGGTTCGCTTGTGATTCGGGAAAAATTAAGGTAATTTTCACAAAAAGATCCCGGATTGTTTTCAATTTGGTCCTTGTAAAGGATTAAAGAAATCCGTGAGAATTTTTGATAAGGAGAGAGGAAATGAGCACCCTCGTGGATAGGGATCTTCAGGAGATTCGCAATCATCTTCTGGAGATGTGTCGTCTGGTGGTGGAGATGGTGCGATCCGCGGTGACCGCCTTTGAGAAACGGGATCCCCGGCTGGCCGAAAGGGTCATAGAGCAGGATTCCCGCATCGACGCCCTGGATCTGGCCATAGACCGGATCTGTCTGGAGACCATCGCCCTTAAACACCCCGTGGCCAGCGATCTGCGCTTCGTGGTCTCCACCCTGGACATGATCCGGGATCTGGAACGCCTCGGGGATCAGGCGGTGAACATCGCCGAGCGGGTTCCCCGACTGCTCGCCCTGCCCCATGTGTTTACCTGTCCGGTGGACCTTTCCGAGATGGCCAGAAAGGCCCTGCGCATGCTCGAGGAGGTGATCAACGCCTTTGTGGCCCGGGATACCCGAAAGGCCAGAGAGATCAAGACCTGGGACGATGAGGTGGATCGGTACAAGAAGCTGGTCATCGACAGGATAGTGGATTGTATGGAGAAGAAACTGGAGGTGGTCCGGGTGGGGGTGGAATACATTATCGTGGCCCAGAATCTGGAACGGGTGGCGGATCTGGCCACGAACATCGCCGAGGAGATCATCTACATCGTGGAGGGTAAACTGGTCAAACACGAAGAGATCTGGCCGGAACTGCCTCCGGTGGAAAGGCCGGATCTCTTCGGATTGCTTGAGCGACACGCCCGTCTGGTGATTGAATGTACGGAGCGTTTGCCCCTGGCCCTTGAGGCCTATTTTCAGCGTGATTCCGGGAGACTTCGGGAGATTTCCGAAGACATCATAGCCATCGAAAGGGAGGCGGACCGGCTCAAACAGAACATCCGGGGGCATCTTCCCTACGGGATCATCACTCCGGTGGACAAGTTCGAGCTCTTTCTGTTTCTCAAGGAACAGGACGCCGTGGCCGACGCCGCCGAGGACATCCTCAAGTGGCTTACCTTCAAGCAGGTGGAGGTGCCGGAGGATATCGCCGGGGAAATCCTCGGGCTTCTCGAGGAAAATGTAAAGACGGCGGAATATCTGGTGCCGCTCATCGAAAAGTCCAAGAGCTACATCGAGAGGGGGGACGATGTTTCCCGGCAGGATGCCAAAGAAATTGTGAGAGACATCCGGCGTCGGGAGCATGAAAACGACCTTCTGGCCACCGAGATAAAGCGGAAGGTCTTCGCCCTTGATTCCGATTTCCTGCAGGTTTATTTTCTATTAAAACTTTTGGATTATATTGGAGAGATCTCCGGACGGACTGAAAATGCGGCGGATCTGATGCGTGCAATGATTGCCAAAGCGTAGGAGGAGGCGTATGAGACCGGTGACCCTGCAACCCTCGGAGGTAAAGGCCGAACTCGAACGGCTTGAGGATAGACTCTTCGAGTTAAGGAGGTGTCTTTGACCCGGATCGAGTTAAGGCTCGTCTGGAGGTTCTGGAAAAGGAGATAGTCAATCCGGGATTCTGGGAGTCTCCCGAATCCCGGGAGATTTTGAAGGAACGCTCCCGTCTGATGGACCTCCTATCCCGCTGGAAGGAACTCTCGCGGCGAATGGATGATCTGCGGGTTCTTTTTGAACTTGCGGTGGAGGAGGACGACGAGGAGACCCTGAGGGAGGTGAAATCCGAGCTTTCCGAGCTCGAAAAGATCCTTTCCGAGGAGGAATTGAGGGTACTTCTTTCCGGGGAGCACGATGCCTCCAACGCCATCGTTACCATTCACGCCGGGGCCGGGGGAACCGAGGCCCAGGACTGGGTGGAGATGCTTCTGCGCATGTATACCCGCTGGGCCGAGCGCAAGGGCTTCCGGGTTCGGGTGGTGGATTTGCTGGCCGGGGAGGAGGCCGGTCTAAAGTATGTGACTTTTGTGGTGGAGGGTCCTTACGCCTACGGGTACTTAAAGGCCGAGAAAGGGGTCCATCGGCTGGTGCGGATTTCTCCCTTTGACGCGAGCGGTCGCCGGCACACCTCCTTTGCCTCGGTCACCGTGATCCCGGAGATTGAGGAAAACATAGAGATCGAAATCCGTCCCGAGGATTTGCGCATAGAGACCATGCGGGCCTCCGGGCACGGCGGACAACATGTGAACAAGACCGAGACCGCGGTGCGGATAACCCATCTTCCCACCGGTATCGTGGTGACCTGTCAGAACGAACGCAGCCAGCATCTTAACAAGGCCATGGCGCTGAAGATCCTAAAGGCCCGGCTCTACGAATTAGAAAGACGCAAACTGGAGGAAAAGAAGGCCCAGCTCATGGGGGAGAAGAAGGAGATCGCCTGGGGCAGTCAGATCCGTTCCTATGTGTTACAACCTTACCGTCTGGTCAAGGATCACCGAACCGGGTACGAGACCGGGAATGTAGAGGCGGTGCTTGACGGAGAGATCGATCCCTTTATCCGGGCCTATCTTCTGGCGCGGGTTCGCACGGAAAGGGGATCTTCCGGTGAGACTCCTCCGGAGGTGCCCGCATCCGGAAAGACTACCGAAGAGGGGGTCAGAGTTGGCGCGTAAAAAAGGTCCCAGGGTTCTTCTGATGCTTGAGGACGGCACTCACTTCTGGGGCCGGTCCTTTACCGGTCCCGGGGAGGCTTTCGGAGAGATGGTCTTCAACACCGCCATCACCGGCTATCAGGAGATCCTTACCGATCCCTCCTACAAAGGCCAGATCGTGGCCATGACCTACCCTTTAATCGGAAACTACGGGGTGAACTCCGAGGATTCCGAGAGCCTGGGC
The window above is part of the Thermosulfurimonas sp. F29 genome. Proteins encoded here:
- a CDS encoding DUF190 domain-containing protein, which translates into the protein MNGRCVLLSIYLDEDEKVGRKPLYRAILDFLWEKDIHGLTMFKGVYGYGPDKKVHSARLLRASENLPLKIEVVETWEKVESLLPELEKLITRGMITVTELYTICHKRPPCGDD
- a CDS encoding sulfite exporter TauE/SafE family protein, with protein sequence MLEALVLFLAAFVQGLAGFAFALLAVPLLSLEWPLLRVVPLVALCGFTLNVLMLWLLRRSFHWRPVAGLVLAAIPGVFVGAKALGFFPEKVLRWVLFVAVSGYALWETLNPGARRIRLSPRWGPLFGFAAGFLGGMLNTPGPPVVVYVSLLRMDKDTLKSALQGAFLCIAAFMVAAHGLYGRLSPEILRLYATYLPFIVGGMFLGQWIYLRLGERSYHRLVHLFLVLSALASLLKVF
- the trpD gene encoding anthranilate phosphoribosyltransferase, producing the protein MERLKPYLAALAEGKELSEEEAAQVVGLIMDGQASPAQIGALLTAWRMRGETWQEVAGAARALRERMVRVPHGLSDKSPLVDTCGTGGDAKGTFNVSTAAAFVVAAAGVPVAKHGNRSVTSRSGSADVVEALGIPLEVPPEVSARALEEVGFCFLYAPAYHPAVKAVMGPRRELGFRTIFNLLGPLANPAGANTQVLGVFDFRLTEKMAYALDALGCRRALVVFGEGGYDEFTVTGSTKVSELREGRITTYYVDPEDVGLELCEDPEELKGGDAEENARLIEAILSGKEEGPKRDMVLLNAGAALYAAEKTLDLRGGVALAREILSSGAALRKLEEIRHFFKLVRQ
- a CDS encoding FAD-dependent oxidoreductase; the protein is MGKRIVVIGAVACGPKAACRAKRLMPEAEITLIDKDDLISYGGCGIPYYISGDIPDENQLRETSFHMLRDEYFFENAKGIDRVLTRTLATDIDRERKVVRVKHLDSGEEEEIPYDNLVLATGSTPFIPPIPGRDLDGVYAIANLHKAIEIKNRLARGQVERAVIIGAGPIGLEMAEAFADLWGVETTVLEYFDQVLPRLIDPPLARMVEHHLREKGVRVVVNARIKEIRGKDGRVVEVVEERGSYPADIVVFATGVRPNVDLARRAGLLVDRGIVVNDRLQTSDPNIYAGGDCIETVHLVTGKRVVLPLGSLANRQGRVIGDNLAGRPTRFPGVVGAFIMKCFDLAIGACGLSLSVARAEGFDADYALGNQTERAHYYPEAEFIFVELVFDRRTRRVLGFQAVGPKTDGTLARIHAVSSVLPHRPTVEDLISLELAYAPPFNSALDPIHDVAHTAENLLDGILVQMDWEEVLRRLREGDPDTVFVDTRHPREAEPLVRKYPGRWIHVEYDKVRREMDRIPRDKDVILICNSSRRAYEAQRWLTAAGYTRTFVPPGGLNFLRRWGVEL
- a CDS encoding CBS domain-containing protein, with protein sequence MKVKHWMVKEVITVSPEESLEEAVRLMERHAIRHLPVTEGDRLLGFLTESTIRQYTRPGELSRPVREVMIQNPITVSPEATIDEAARIIYRHKIGGLPVVEKGRLVGIITITDLLEAFIELMGLLRSSSRVDVIPKEPEGLDGVLEIIRAHGGRVISIGMDVDPCGERVYYIRLEKMPVEPLASALEVAGHRVIAVVD
- a CDS encoding homocysteine biosynthesis protein, encoding MGEFKVRKTIDEINERIRRGEAVVVTAEEMVRIVREVGPEEAAREVDVVTTGTFSPMCSSGAFINFGHTVPTIKAYRVWLNGVPAYAGLAAVDIYIGATEPAEDDPLNKVFPGEFRYGGGHVIHDLVAGKKVHLRAIAYGTHCYPRKEYEAEITLADLPYAVLCNPRNAYQNYNCAINLSEKTLYTYMGVLRPHAGNANYATAGQLSPLLKDPYLKTIGIGTRIFLGGAKGYVVWAGTQHNMEVKRTEKGVPLTPAATLMVLGNLKDMDPRWVVGTSHIGYGCSMAVGLGIPIPVLNEEVARWTGLGDDELFTQVVDYAYDYPNGIKRNYGIVSYAELKSGKIKVLDKEVPTVPISSYVRAREIAEILKGWIKRGEMLLTEPVAPIPGAELFPFRPRGG
- the crcB gene encoding fluoride efflux transporter CrcB, which encodes MKFLYIALGGSLGAVCRYLVSGWFLRFGADFPLGTLVVNLLGALLLGFFMELSTRTLLIPPEIRLLVAVGFLGSFTTFSTFAYETGELLKEGEWIFFVLNVSLSVGLGLFGVKLGEALARVLVR
- the hisS gene encoding histidine--tRNA ligase encodes the protein MIKGIRGFKDILPEETPAWSWLESRARELLLRYGFSEVRLPILERTELFARSIGEATDIVEKEMYTFVDRSGESLTLRPEATAGMVRAFIEHGLHVRPRPLRLFTIGPMFRHERPQKGRLRQFHQVDVEVFGEASAGVDAELVALALEILSAGGARDLRLEINSLGCPECRKPYRDELRKFLLARRDRLCEDCQRRAERNPLRALDCKKESCQAEFREAPGLSSFLCEDCREHYQAFREYLREAGIRFEENIRLVRGLDYYTRTIFEIKAPGLGAQDTVAAGGRYDGLVSALGGPETPAVGFAIGMERWLLTARPPQDLRPAPELFIAPLGEEALRRALWLALHLRRKGLRVETDYGGRSLKALLRQADRLGARMVLILGEEELRSGRAILKDLSSGFQQVLPFSDLRDLSNRILIEILF
- a CDS encoding TrkH family potassium uptake protein, whose protein sequence is MKSANRPPLRSALYLALSFAVTALIGGILLWLPWMHGEKLSFLDALFTSTSAVCVTGLTVVNTATTFTLPGKLVILALIQLGGLGIMTFSTLFFILMGRSVPVIESLSLKESFAPYHGVHLGSLILTIVIYTLGTELVLTLLLIPAFWSSNPGEGLFHALFHAVSAFCNAGFSDLPAGLTSYSRNLYLPTVIALAILAGNTGFPIVFEAVQRLRSRGIRKWSLHTRLTLTTHLILILMGGLLFLIFEKNRAFTGLSLPEKILNAFFLSVSARTAGFNLIDLSRFGEVSLYVLIFLMFVGACPGSTGGGVKTTTFGVLVASVWSRLRGYSRATVFRRTIPQDIVFKALTLVSLYAFTIFLAQFLLILSAPGHTFASSGTEFLARLFETVSALGTVGLSTGITPQLSPWSKVVLIFTMYAGRVGVLSLAVLLTGLSSRPKEFYYPKEEVLLG